In Juglans microcarpa x Juglans regia isolate MS1-56 chromosome 4S, Jm3101_v1.0, whole genome shotgun sequence, a single window of DNA contains:
- the LOC121263842 gene encoding PR5-like receptor kinase, with protein sequence MQILHFDIKPHNIILDENLKPKVSDFGLAKLYSVEDSIVPLTRARGTFGYMTPEMLYKNIGGVSFKADVYSFGILLMEMVSKRKNLNASTKHLSQIYFPTWIYDQFYDGKSIEIQDATEDERKICKKMMIVALWCIQLKPSDRPSMNKVVRILEVDVECLQVPLKPLQPSPMREIKGARNNSNQTSSSIQ encoded by the coding sequence atgcaaattttacatttcGACATTAAGCCTCACAACATTATTCTTGACGAGAATTTGAAACCCAAAGTTTCGGATTTTGGCTTAGCGAAATTGTATTCGGTGGAAGATAGTATTGTTCCTTTGACTCGTGCAAGAGGAACATTTGGATATATGACTCCTGAAatgctttataaaaatattggagGTGTTTCATTCAAAGCTGATGTCTATAGCTTTGGAATATTGTTGATGGAAATGGTGAGCAAAAGAAAGAACTTGAATGCATCTACAAAACATTTAAGTCAAATTTACTTCCCCACTTGGATATATGATCAATTCTATGATGGAAAGAGTATAGAAATACAAGATGCTActgaagatgaaagaaaaatatgtaagaAGATGATGATAGTTGCATTATGGTGCATACAATTGAAGCCTAGCGATCGTCCATCAATGAACAAAGTTGTCAGAATTCTTGAAGTAGATGTTGAATGCTTACAAGTTCCTCTCAAGCCTCTCCAACCATCACCaatgagagagataaagggTGCTAGAAATAATTCAAATCAAACTTCATCATCAATTCAATAA